The Saccharicrinis carchari genome has a window encoding:
- a CDS encoding SusC/RagA family TonB-linked outer membrane protein: protein MYKYLLIVVVFCLQVATLSAQSKTISGVIIDEDGETLPGASIIVKGTESNPVGTISSIDGSFSLSVPQGKNVLVISFIGFNNQEVDISGLSFITVTLMSDFKSLDEVVVTALGIKRDKKALGYAVQNVDGNSMQATSSMSPLEGLSGKASGLNVISSGSGPAGSTQVLIRGVSSLTGGNGALFVVDGVPLSNGGGASGGQYGGFDYGSGANNINPADVESVSVLKGGAAAALYGSRGQNGVIMITTKKGSRDKSVGVSLSSSFEISNPLIKPNLQNEYAQGSNGKYDAISYRSWGAKMTGQTVTNFLNQEQVLNGGAKHPYDEFLKTETTWNNTVTINKRGDKNGIYFSASNMDNKGKIPNSTFKKNSFAIRFDSELSDFLTLDAKANYIYQAAENRPNLAASPDNPFFLMNVMPRSVRMNQLKTYQTVDGAPVVWNSTYQVNDDGTVSWRDKAPVYAQAPLLQNPYWAVDLNNNMDDRSRILGFGELTMDVQKLLHLPFALSIKGKAGLDYIVDDRKRIVADKTYYKANGLAALNKNKSEFREENYDALITIGDEWNGFRVQSSFGGNIMKRTQTSVSTSSESGLINEVGPYVIQNFLNPLSAEGYSNKEIQSVYALFSADYKSKIFLDLSFRNDWSSSLSSANWSYQYPSVGLSWILSESLSLPGWLNYLKVRSSYGAVGSDADLSSFRYFQYSTNPNQYNGLPYAGISAKRANPDIKSEYTESVEFGLESSLLNNRMALDLTLYQMGTRDQILLVPLPQSTGNSSGYMNAGFIRNKGIEMAMSGDVVKTQDFNLNLGLNVTYQKAEVEELHEEIDRLYLSGVGSFSVNAIRYQPAGVFSGSAFARDEQGRLIVDEENLPKIATTEDGAIDTEQMLGNAYPDWMLGFNGRARYKNLGLQFSIDSKLGHDIYSFSNKVGAEYGTLAFTTQGRDEWTKAKEIAAVTGTVPNDGFQVIGVKDGVAGSYPVDPQKYWDRVSRVDEAFVDDASFVRLRNVSLNYTLGSSMLASTPLKSITLGVSANNLAYLYKKTDNISPESSFSVGNGTGYEMFSLPESRSFTFNLKIDF, encoded by the coding sequence ATGTATAAGTATTTATTGATAGTTGTAGTTTTTTGCTTACAGGTAGCAACCTTGTCCGCACAATCAAAAACTATTTCAGGTGTTATTATTGATGAGGATGGCGAGACTCTGCCCGGAGCAAGTATAATTGTTAAAGGAACCGAATCAAATCCCGTAGGTACTATCTCCAGTATAGATGGGTCATTTAGCTTAAGTGTTCCGCAAGGCAAAAATGTATTGGTCATTTCCTTTATTGGTTTTAATAATCAGGAAGTAGATATTTCGGGTCTATCCTTTATTACTGTTACACTTATGTCGGATTTCAAAAGTCTGGATGAAGTGGTGGTTACTGCTCTGGGTATAAAGCGCGACAAGAAAGCCCTGGGTTATGCCGTACAAAATGTAGATGGTAACAGTATGCAGGCCACTTCGAGCATGAGCCCCTTGGAAGGATTAAGTGGCAAAGCAAGTGGCTTAAATGTAATTAGTTCAGGTAGCGGCCCTGCCGGCTCCACACAAGTATTAATACGTGGAGTGAGTAGTTTGACCGGCGGCAACGGAGCGTTGTTTGTTGTTGATGGGGTTCCTCTATCAAACGGCGGAGGAGCCTCAGGTGGCCAATATGGTGGTTTTGATTATGGAAGCGGAGCCAATAATATCAATCCGGCCGACGTAGAATCTGTTTCAGTACTTAAGGGAGGTGCCGCTGCGGCCTTATACGGTTCGCGAGGACAAAACGGGGTGATCATGATTACCACAAAAAAGGGTAGCCGCGACAAAAGTGTGGGCGTTTCACTCTCTTCCAGCTTTGAAATCTCGAACCCATTGATAAAACCCAACTTGCAAAATGAATATGCACAGGGGTCTAACGGCAAATATGATGCTATAAGCTACCGTAGCTGGGGTGCTAAAATGACCGGACAAACAGTAACGAACTTTCTAAATCAGGAACAGGTACTCAATGGTGGAGCGAAACATCCGTATGATGAGTTCTTGAAAACTGAAACCACTTGGAACAATACGGTTACTATAAATAAACGGGGCGACAAGAATGGAATATATTTTTCTGCCTCTAATATGGACAACAAAGGTAAAATACCCAACAGTACCTTTAAAAAGAATTCCTTTGCCATTCGGTTCGACAGTGAGTTAAGCGACTTTTTGACCTTGGATGCTAAGGCGAACTATATATATCAAGCTGCCGAAAATCGGCCAAATCTGGCAGCCTCGCCCGACAATCCATTTTTTTTGATGAACGTGATGCCCCGGTCGGTTCGGATGAATCAATTAAAAACCTATCAAACTGTTGACGGAGCACCTGTGGTGTGGAATTCCACCTACCAAGTAAACGACGACGGAACAGTTAGTTGGAGAGACAAGGCACCCGTGTATGCCCAAGCACCGTTATTGCAGAACCCCTATTGGGCAGTAGATTTGAACAACAATATGGACGATCGGTCCAGAATTTTGGGGTTTGGCGAACTGACGATGGACGTGCAAAAGCTACTCCACCTTCCCTTTGCCCTCAGTATTAAAGGAAAAGCCGGCCTCGATTATATTGTAGACGACAGAAAACGTATAGTAGCTGATAAAACATACTACAAGGCCAACGGGTTGGCAGCATTAAACAAGAATAAAAGTGAATTTAGAGAAGAAAACTACGATGCTTTAATCACTATTGGCGACGAGTGGAACGGTTTCAGGGTTCAATCTTCGTTTGGTGGCAACATCATGAAGAGAACCCAAACCAGCGTCAGTACCTCTTCTGAGTCGGGATTGATAAACGAAGTAGGGCCTTATGTGATCCAAAACTTTTTAAACCCCCTTTCAGCTGAGGGGTACTCCAATAAGGAAATACAATCTGTATATGCGCTGTTTTCTGCCGATTACAAAAGTAAGATATTCTTGGATCTGTCATTTCGTAATGATTGGTCTTCATCGCTTTCCAGTGCTAATTGGTCATACCAATACCCCTCAGTAGGATTAAGTTGGATACTTAGCGAATCGCTGTCGTTACCCGGTTGGCTTAATTACCTAAAAGTACGTAGTTCCTACGGTGCGGTGGGGTCTGATGCTGACCTATCCAGCTTCCGGTATTTTCAATATTCAACCAATCCCAACCAATACAACGGCTTGCCCTATGCGGGCATTAGTGCCAAAAGAGCCAATCCTGATATAAAAAGCGAATACACTGAATCGGTCGAATTCGGGCTTGAATCTTCTCTGTTGAACAATAGGATGGCACTTGATTTAACCCTATACCAAATGGGAACCAGGGATCAAATATTGCTGGTACCACTACCTCAATCGACGGGTAACAGCAGTGGATACATGAATGCGGGATTTATTCGAAACAAAGGAATAGAGATGGCGATGAGTGGAGATGTGGTAAAGACCCAAGACTTTAACCTTAATTTAGGACTCAACGTAACTTATCAGAAAGCTGAAGTGGAAGAATTGCATGAGGAAATCGACCGCCTGTATCTAAGTGGCGTAGGTTCTTTTAGTGTAAATGCCATTAGGTATCAGCCCGCAGGTGTTTTTTCGGGGTCGGCATTTGCCAGAGACGAGCAAGGCAGATTGATTGTAGATGAAGAAAATTTACCTAAGATAGCAACCACAGAAGACGGAGCCATCGATACGGAGCAGATGTTGGGAAATGCCTACCCCGACTGGATGTTGGGCTTTAACGGAAGAGCCAGATATAAAAATCTGGGTTTGCAATTCTCCATCGATTCAAAGCTGGGGCACGATATCTATTCCTTCTCGAACAAGGTAGGAGCCGAATATGGAACGCTGGCCTTTACAACCCAAGGCCGTGACGAGTGGACAAAAGCGAAGGAAATTGCCGCCGTTACCGGTACAGTACCCAATGATGGCTTCCAGGTGATAGGTGTGAAAGATGGTGTGGCAGGCAGTTATCCTGTTGATCCCCAAAAATATTGGGATCGAGTTAGTCGTGTGGACGAAGCCTTTGTGGATGATGCGTCTTTTGTGCGCTTGCGCAATGTATCGTTGAATTATACCTTGGGTAGCAGTATGCTGGCTTCAACCCCATTAAAGAGCATTACGCTAGGAGTGTCGGCAAATAACCTGGCGTACCTGTATAAAAAAACTGACAATATTTCTCCCGAGTCCTCTTTTAGCGTAGGCAACGGAACCGGTTACGAAATGTTCTCACTGCCGGAGTCGCGCAGTTTTACGTTTAACCTAAAAATAGATTTCTAA
- a CDS encoding ROK family protein — translation MIIDYLFKKEQFNSQSRKKKQKINIIRFISKSDTACIIPEISKHLKISIPTVNKLILELIDEGIILELGKKETESGRKPSLFSINKKVFYSIGVNIQLKSLRIALVDLEMSIIEFKIYEDFRLENTKECLDDIILKIKAFFASYQIDVKSVLGVGIGLTGRINTKMGESLSYFNFTNQPLATLLSKKLQLPILLENDTRATGLAEEVCGVVGSSQDALIVNLSRGLGLSILANGNIIRGKDGYAGEFGHMQFGLKNRLCLCGKQNCLGTEVSGYGLELDFEESKAKGRSSLLNIPDNSISYRQILDIALKGDGLAMELILEQGNKLGASLGNIINLLNPQLIVIAGSYSRLGNIFIDSMKIGMSKTALVNPLKNCKIVNSHVESDKAVVLGAASLLYRKYDLI, via the coding sequence ATGATTATAGACTATTTATTTAAGAAAGAGCAGTTTAACAGCCAAAGCAGGAAGAAGAAGCAAAAAATAAACATCATACGCTTCATCTCAAAATCGGATACTGCTTGCATTATTCCTGAGATATCAAAACATTTAAAAATAAGCATACCTACCGTAAATAAACTCATTTTAGAACTAATTGACGAGGGAATAATACTTGAGTTGGGTAAAAAGGAAACGGAAAGTGGACGTAAACCATCGTTGTTTTCAATTAATAAAAAGGTGTTTTATTCAATTGGTGTTAATATTCAATTGAAAAGTTTAAGAATAGCGCTTGTTGATTTAGAAATGAGCATCATAGAATTCAAAATCTATGAGGATTTTAGGCTTGAAAATACTAAGGAATGTTTGGATGATATAATTCTGAAGATTAAAGCTTTTTTCGCATCATATCAGATTGATGTAAAGAGTGTATTAGGTGTTGGAATAGGATTAACTGGACGTATTAACACAAAAATGGGGGAGTCGTTAAGCTATTTTAACTTTACTAATCAACCGCTAGCCACTTTACTGTCAAAAAAGTTACAACTGCCCATTTTACTCGAAAATGATACAAGGGCTACCGGTTTGGCGGAAGAAGTGTGCGGTGTAGTAGGTAGTTCCCAGGATGCTCTTATTGTAAATTTGAGCCGTGGCCTGGGCTTGTCAATCCTTGCCAATGGTAATATAATCCGGGGGAAAGATGGATATGCCGGAGAGTTCGGACACATGCAATTTGGATTGAAAAACAGATTGTGCTTATGTGGCAAACAGAATTGTTTAGGAACAGAGGTTTCAGGGTATGGTCTTGAATTGGATTTTGAAGAATCAAAAGCTAAAGGGCGAAGCTCTTTGTTAAACATCCCTGATAATTCTATTTCTTATCGTCAAATATTGGATATCGCATTGAAAGGGGATGGCCTTGCCATGGAATTAATATTAGAGCAGGGTAATAAACTGGGTGCCAGTTTAGGTAACATTATTAATTTGCTAAACCCACAGCTTATTGTAATTGCCGGTAGTTATTCGCGACTGGGAAATATTTTTATTGATTCCATGAAGATAGGGATGTCCAAAACGGCATTGGTAAACCCACTAAAAAATTGTAAAATCGTTAATTCACATGTAGAAAGTGATAAAGCAGTTGTTCTGGGAGCAGCCTCGCTCCTATACAGAAAGTACGATTTGATATAG
- a CDS encoding IS1380 family transposase, producing the protein MVNLPIEYSDKKVTPFGGMSLMKRFLDSIGIREYMSTLELPDKGSNRSYDPVHIIESFWLSIWTGASRYIHADWLRYDTTLHDIFGWDKMPSQSTYSRFFGKFSQCRNTAVFPSLQHWFFSQLQVNDITLDIDSTVITRSGNQEGSAKGYNPLKRGRNSHHPLMAFVSQTRMVANAWLRPGNTADSSSCKAFLQETIEDVLADTRIGLVRADSGFYTEDILSYIQQQGLNYIIATRMYPNVKSEVYGIEDWIPICSGIDVSQMYFEHKGGKRRRYIVVRKEIEKRPKAGGKLLFDDLPGYRYSCYVTNLDLPLDAIWNLYNTRADCENRIKELKQDFGLENFCLKDFWATEASFRFIMVAYNIMSLFRHFALQSYNKATLATLKVYCFALGAWSVKHANKKVLKIALNAKRRPWLDGIFAKVESLRPPFQYSNA; encoded by the coding sequence ATGGTTAACCTTCCCATAGAGTATTCCGATAAAAAAGTAACCCCTTTTGGGGGCATGAGTTTGATGAAGCGTTTTCTTGATTCAATTGGCATCAGAGAATATATGTCAACATTGGAACTGCCAGATAAGGGTTCAAACCGAAGTTATGATCCAGTTCATATAATCGAATCCTTTTGGTTAAGTATCTGGACAGGCGCTTCGAGGTATATCCATGCAGATTGGTTACGTTATGACACCACGCTTCATGATATCTTTGGATGGGACAAAATGCCTTCACAAAGTACTTATAGCCGCTTCTTTGGTAAGTTTTCACAGTGCCGCAACACAGCCGTCTTCCCCTCATTGCAGCATTGGTTCTTCTCACAGCTACAAGTCAATGATATAACCTTGGATATTGATAGTACAGTCATTACACGGTCAGGAAACCAAGAAGGAAGTGCCAAAGGGTACAATCCATTAAAACGAGGACGCAACTCCCATCATCCGCTCATGGCTTTTGTGAGCCAAACCCGTATGGTTGCCAATGCATGGCTTCGCCCTGGCAACACGGCAGACAGCAGTAGTTGTAAAGCGTTCTTGCAAGAAACCATCGAAGATGTTTTGGCCGATACAAGAATCGGTTTGGTTCGTGCAGACAGTGGTTTTTACACCGAAGATATCTTGAGCTATATCCAACAGCAGGGGCTTAATTATATTATCGCCACACGCATGTACCCTAATGTAAAAAGTGAGGTGTATGGAATTGAGGATTGGATTCCTATCTGCAGTGGTATAGATGTTTCCCAGATGTATTTCGAGCATAAGGGTGGAAAAAGGCGAAGATATATTGTTGTTCGAAAAGAAATTGAAAAACGGCCAAAAGCCGGAGGAAAGCTGCTTTTTGATGACCTACCCGGGTACAGATACAGTTGCTATGTCACCAACCTAGATCTTCCCCTTGATGCAATTTGGAACCTTTACAATACACGGGCCGATTGCGAAAATAGGATCAAAGAACTAAAACAAGATTTTGGGCTGGAGAACTTTTGCCTAAAAGATTTTTGGGCTACCGAAGCTTCCTTTAGGTTTATCATGGTGGCGTACAATATCATGAGCCTGTTCCGGCATTTTGCTCTTCAATCTTACAATAAAGCAACTTTGGCAACACTAAAAGTCTATTGCTTTGCATTAGGAGCATGGAGTGTAAAACACGCTAACAAAAAGGTATTGAAGATAGCCTTAAACGCAAAAAGAAGGCCATGGCTCGATGGTATATTTGCCAAAGTTGAAAGCCTTAGACCCCCTTTTCAATATTCTAATGCATAA
- a CDS encoding recombinase family protein, translating to MKIGYARISTKDQNLEMQTEALQKAGCEKIFKETQSAVKERPELQNMLAHLRKGDVLVVWKLDRLGRSLKHLIDLVTGFREKGIEFVSLNDSIDTTTVQGRLTFNIFASFAEFERELIRERTMAGLQAARERGRIGGRKKGLSPEAKRTAYACYQLWEDKSRTISEILKIVNVSRATFYRYIAWVKEQHEKK from the coding sequence ATGAAGATAGGATACGCAAGAATTTCCACAAAAGACCAAAATTTAGAAATGCAAACCGAAGCTTTGCAAAAAGCCGGTTGCGAAAAAATATTCAAGGAAACCCAAAGTGCGGTTAAAGAGCGTCCGGAATTACAAAACATGCTCGCCCATCTCCGTAAAGGCGATGTGCTCGTTGTATGGAAACTCGATCGGCTTGGCCGCTCCCTCAAACATCTGATTGACCTGGTTACCGGTTTTCGGGAAAAGGGGATCGAGTTCGTCAGTCTCAACGACAGCATCGACACCACCACCGTCCAGGGCCGACTGACTTTTAACATCTTTGCCAGCTTTGCCGAATTTGAACGGGAGCTGATCCGGGAACGCACCATGGCTGGTCTGCAGGCTGCCCGCGAACGCGGTCGAATAGGTGGCCGCAAAAAGGGATTGTCGCCCGAAGCCAAAAGAACGGCTTATGCATGTTATCAATTATGGGAAGATAAATCCAGAACGATATCCGAAATACTGAAAATTGTTAATGTGAGCAGGGCGACGTTTTATAGGTATATTGCATGGGTGAAGGAGCAACACGAAAAGAAGTAG
- a CDS encoding recombinase family protein — MYKETQSAVKERPELQNMLAHLHQGDIVVVWKLDWLGRSLKHLIDLVTGFREKGIEFVSLNDSIDTTTVQGRLTFNIFANFAEFERELIRERTMAGLQAARERGRIGGRKKGLSPEAKRTAFACYQLWEDKSRTISEILKIVKVSRATFYRYIAWVKEQNGKKKRV; from the coding sequence ATATACAAAGAAACCCAAAGTGCCGTAAAGGAACGTCCGGAATTACAAAACATGCTCGCCCATCTCCACCAGGGTGATATTGTAGTAGTTTGGAAACTGGACTGGCTTGGCCGCTCCCTCAAACATCTGATTGACTTGGTCACCGGTTTCCGGGAAAAAGGAATCGAGTTCGTCAGTCTCAACGACAGCATCGACACCACCACTGTCCAGGGCCGATTAACCTTTAACATCTTCGCCAACTTTGCCGAATTTGAACGCGAACTAATCCGGGAACGCACCATGGCTGGTCTGCAGGCCGCCCGAGAACGTGGCCGCATAGGTGGCCGTAAAAAGGGATTATCCCCGGAAGCCAAAAGAACGGCTTTTGCATGTTATCAGTTATGGGAGGATAAATCCAGAACGATATCGGAGATACTGAAAATTGTTAAAGTGAGCAGGGCTACTTTTTACAGGTATATTGCCTGGGTGAAGGAGCAGAATGGGAAGAAGAAAAGGGTATGA
- a CDS encoding helix-turn-helix domain-containing protein: MSNFFFFYTAKEKKMLDRGEIADFSVFALILLVVILISGISYSVLTYRLTIRHQHKINKYFSYNEGISIKWLHNCILSIGLVFLSATVIIVSRDAFGVQFSFNADYIIYLIIIGFVFYIGYFGIKQENIFTNNPIPKNLSEEKPELIEKYKNSGIGKDNATKLYKKLLNILVEEKPYLDPKLSLSGLAQLLEISPNQLSQIINQEAQVNFHDFINNYRVEEFIHKANKNKKFSLLALALDSGFNSKSSFNNIFKKLKGLTPSQYLSKQL, from the coding sequence ATGTCTAACTTTTTTTTCTTTTATACCGCAAAAGAAAAAAAGATGTTGGATAGAGGAGAAATAGCAGATTTCAGCGTTTTTGCATTGATTTTGCTGGTCGTAATTCTAATTTCAGGCATAAGCTACTCTGTTCTTACATATCGACTTACTATCCGGCACCAACATAAAATAAACAAATATTTTTCTTATAATGAAGGAATTAGCATTAAATGGTTGCATAATTGTATTCTGAGTATCGGACTAGTCTTTTTGTCTGCAACAGTAATTATTGTATCACGCGATGCGTTTGGAGTTCAGTTTTCATTTAATGCCGATTATATTATTTATCTGATCATCATCGGATTTGTATTTTATATCGGATATTTTGGCATTAAGCAAGAAAATATTTTCACAAACAATCCAATACCCAAAAATTTAAGTGAAGAAAAACCTGAACTGATCGAAAAATATAAGAATTCTGGTATCGGAAAGGATAATGCAACTAAGTTGTATAAAAAATTGCTAAACATTTTGGTTGAAGAAAAGCCTTATCTTGACCCCAAACTCAGTTTGTCTGGATTAGCTCAACTACTGGAAATTTCGCCAAATCAGCTTTCGCAGATAATCAATCAGGAAGCACAGGTTAATTTTCATGATTTTATAAATAACTATCGCGTTGAAGAATTTATACATAAAGCCAACAAAAACAAAAAATTTAGCTTACTCGCTTTAGCACTTGATTCAGGATTTAATTCCAAATCATCTTTCAACAATATTTTCAAAAAGCTAAAAGGATTAACGCCTTCCCAATACTTGTCAAAACAGTTGTAG
- a CDS encoding LuxR C-terminal-related transcriptional regulator, producing the protein MSQEQILQQHNQGHGNKTIGRNLNISKNTVKSYLKKYRSSKISLSTLLKMEDHVLEKVTFTQIGQPMGYFGS; encoded by the coding sequence ATGAGCCAAGAGCAAATACTACAACAGCACAACCAAGGGCACGGAAACAAGACCATAGGCCGTAATTTGAACATCAGCAAGAACACGGTCAAGAGTTACCTTAAGAAATACAGAAGTTCGAAAATAAGTCTTTCCACGTTGCTTAAGATGGAAGACCATGTGCTTGAAAAAGTCACGTTCACTCAGATCGGGCAACCGATGGGTTATTTTGGCTCATAA
- a CDS encoding transposase, which yields MCLKKSRSLRSGNRWVILAHKIPCDPLVSIYQKQMGNGKTGTGGINPRVMVGAFIIEHMCDLNDREAVLQIQENMHMQYLLGSVANTNKGLGFIPGKYWPIKYTVHERTVKSSRNSA from the coding sequence ATGTGCTTGAAAAAGTCACGTTCACTCAGATCGGGCAACCGATGGGTTATTTTGGCTCATAAAATCCCATGCGATCCTTTGGTGAGCATATATCAAAAGCAAATGGGCAACGGCAAAACCGGTACGGGCGGCATCAACCCGCGTGTTATGGTGGGTGCCTTTATCATAGAACACATGTGCGATCTGAACGATCGGGAAGCTGTACTTCAGATACAGGAGAACATGCATATGCAGTACCTGCTGGGCTCGGTAGCAAATACAAACAAAGGTTTGGGTTTTATCCCCGGGAAGTATTGGCCGATAAAATATACTGTACACGAGCGAACCGTAAAAAGCTCAAGGAACTCGGCATAG
- a CDS encoding serine aminopeptidase domain-containing protein, with protein sequence MFILLFPCLRNFSQTLERRAFLGVVMKEIPDSIKAKNPIINGVYVNYIFPNSTANHTKLCKGAILNKINDVPIRTKADAIKTMNNIREGDFLIINYTFNGLEKAETIIAVGKPFEISESADVYYDFVDFQGCKLRTILHKPKGKVNCPVVFFIQGYSCLSVEQPFYKNSPYLKFYEDLVNSGYAVYRLEKAGVGDSESSFDCMQMGFHSECSTFKQAYQSLIKNPKIDSTNIFLFGHSVGGIIAPILAEEYSPRGIIAYGTVVKSWFEYLIDVKWEQGYIWKKSAVQISKNLRGFIPFWYDLLIQKENSQEILKNMKHKSFLTEHGLLEDFKNERYLNRSLVYWQELNEINVCEKWAYITTHVLCLHGEFDIQALNTEWAHMIRDIVSTNSPNKADIYIVSNTDHDFVYFENMDKNTKILDSNEYHNYSMKNYSTVVAENAINWMDATRKN encoded by the coding sequence ATGTTTATTTTATTATTTCCTTGTTTAAGAAATTTTTCACAGACTTTAGAAAGAAGAGCATTTTTAGGGGTTGTGATGAAGGAAATTCCTGATTCTATCAAAGCAAAAAATCCGATTATTAATGGAGTATATGTTAACTATATTTTCCCTAATTCTACTGCTAATCATACCAAATTGTGTAAAGGGGCGATTTTAAATAAGATTAACGATGTGCCTATAAGAACAAAGGCGGATGCCATCAAAACCATGAATAATATTAGGGAAGGTGATTTCTTAATAATTAACTATACTTTTAATGGTTTAGAAAAGGCTGAAACAATAATAGCGGTTGGCAAGCCATTTGAAATATCTGAATCTGCTGATGTTTACTATGACTTTGTTGATTTTCAGGGCTGTAAATTGAGAACTATTTTGCATAAACCAAAAGGAAAAGTAAATTGCCCTGTTGTATTCTTTATTCAAGGGTACTCTTGTTTGAGTGTAGAACAACCATTTTATAAGAATAGTCCATACTTAAAATTTTATGAGGATTTGGTGAATTCGGGTTACGCTGTGTACAGATTGGAAAAAGCAGGCGTTGGAGACAGTGAAAGTTCTTTTGATTGCATGCAAATGGGATTTCATTCAGAATGCTCAACATTTAAACAGGCATATCAATCCTTGATTAAAAACCCAAAAATAGATAGTACTAATATTTTTCTTTTTGGTCATTCTGTGGGAGGCATTATTGCCCCAATACTTGCAGAAGAATATTCTCCAAGAGGGATAATAGCGTATGGTACAGTTGTTAAATCTTGGTTTGAATACCTAATTGATGTAAAATGGGAACAAGGTTATATTTGGAAAAAATCAGCAGTTCAAATATCTAAAAATCTGAGAGGTTTTATTCCATTTTGGTATGATTTATTAATTCAGAAGGAAAATAGTCAGGAAATATTGAAAAACATGAAGCATAAAAGTTTTCTTACAGAACATGGTCTTTTGGAGGATTTTAAAAATGAACGCTATCTGAATCGGTCTTTAGTTTACTGGCAGGAACTAAACGAAATAAATGTTTGTGAGAAATGGGCTTATATTACAACTCACGTACTATGTTTGCATGGTGAGTTTGATATCCAAGCCCTTAATACAGAATGGGCGCATATGATAAGAGATATTGTTTCTACTAATTCCCCAAACAAAGCCGATATATATATTGTATCGAATACAGATCATGACTTTGTTTACTTTGAAAATATGGATAAAAATACTAAGATTTTGGATTCGAATGAATATCATAATTATTCCATGAAAAATTATAGTACTGTTGTTGCAGAAAATGCAATCAATTGGATGGATGCTACAAGAAAGAATTAG